GGAACCCGCTCGTCGGAAAGCGCTTCCTCGGCGTGCTCCCAGAACACCTTTCGACGATCATTGAGGCTGTCGATCCACGGTTCATGTCGGGCGGGTTCGATTGCAGCGTCCAGCGTCAGGAGTTCTTCCAGAACCAACAGGGCATCGCCCTGGATGGACAGCAGGTTCTCATAGTTGTTCGCCATGATTTCCGGGGAGATGTCGATCTGCGCCAGACGGCGATTGAGGGTGATCCGCGGGAAGGTCCAGCCGATGGTGACGACCGAGCCGATGCGTGAGCCAACGAAGAGCGTGAAATCCGAATGCTCCAGCGCCCAGTTCGCATGGGGGTGAAAGCCGTTGTCGCCGATGACGCCGATGGCGAGGCGGTGGTCGTCGTCAATGGCGCCCTGGCCGGTCATTGTCGTGCACATTGGCACGTTGTATTTTTCGGCAAGCTGCGTGATCCGGTCGCCGGCGCGCGCGCGGTTTACCCCGCCGCCTGCCACGATCAGCGGCCTCTCGGCCCTGGCCAGAAGTTTGAGCAGGTCCTCCAGCTTCGAGCGCGGCGGCAGTGTCGGGTAAGCGGGGAAGGTGCGGCATTCCTCTTCGACATGAAGGGAGATTCGCCCCGGGTCCACTTCGGCAAGCAGCATGTCCTCCGGAATTTGCAGGTGCACGGCGCCGGGTTTGCCGGAGCAGGCGACACGAAAAGCCCGGCGGATGATTTCCGGCAGTTTTTCCGGCGATTTCACCTGGACGGACAGTTTCGTCACCGGCTCGAAAAGCTTGGCGCAGTCGAGTTCCGTGAGGACGCCGCGGCCTTCACCGGGAAGCGGGATGTCGATGGTGAGAAGGATTACGGGCACGGACGAGCCGTTCGATTCGGCCACCGGGGGCAGCGAATACATCGCGCCCGCGCCCGACGGGCATTCGAAAACCCCCGGTCTATTGGTGAACCGCCCATAGGCGTCAGCCATGTAGCCGGCTGACCGCTCATCGCGGGCCATGACATGGCTTATCTTGTCTTCACGGTGCTGAAGGGCCTCGTAGAGGGGGACGTTCGTGTCCCCCGGGACGCCGAAAATGGTGTTAACCCCGTAACCGATGAGCATTTCCACCAAAATATCCGCGCCACGCATTTCGCTCTCTCCTGTCTGTGCTGCAGCAGCAGGATAGGACCATCGAGAGCCGACGGGGACTGGCGATATGCCGGGCCTATGAGGCGTGAACCGTCAGATTGCCGGTCTCGGCCGCTGCACCGCCCGTCACCCACGGAAATACTCAGACGAAATTCACTATGTAGGCCGCTACTCGCTTTGCGCCTGGTGCAAAGAATTCCGGTCGCTGCCGAGGCGGCTGCCGAACTCTCACCGCGAGGCAAAGCGCTATTGCCAGATTTGTTGACCCATGTCTCGCCGCTCGGACGGAAGCACGTCAATCTCACCGAAGAATATCCTCGGCCAAAGCCTCGGCGTAGGACCCCTTCGAGGCGTCTTTGACATTCACGGCAGTCAAAGCCTGTTCGATTGAAGTGTAAATCTCGGTATCGATGCCTTCAGCGAGCCACGAGACGACGCTGAGGACGTCCCCGCGCCTGTTTTTTCTGGCAAAGAGAACCGTTCCAGGCGGCAGGTCGTTGTGGTGGATCATTGAGAGCACCTCCGTTCGGACGTATCGCCAGAATTCGTTGGGTATCCCCATCGCCAAAAGCGCTTGCAACTCGTTCCAGAACAGTTTCGAGCATATCGTGCGATCGTCTTTCTGAACTACAACGACATAGTGATTTGCCTGCCGCAGGCGGAGCAGTACAGGCAAACTCGTTGGCTGGGGTGGCATGTGTTGTCGGCAGTTCATCAGCGGTGAAATTCCATTTATCTTGAGACGATTTCCGACATCCTTCGGGGAGGATCAGGCCCTTGAACCTGTGCGAAGGCGGTCTTCTGGACGGGCACTTGACGTCTCTACCGGGCAGTTTGAGCGTCCTGTTGCCTGCCGAGATGGAACATCCGGCGCGGCAGCACGGCAATGGCCGTTAGTCCCCCGTATGCGATGGCCGCGACCGCCACGATCTGAAAAAGGGAATTGAGACTTGCCTCAAACCAGATCACCGAAGCCCACCCGACGAAAGCTGCCAGGATCATCCTGACTGTTCCGGCAAGAACCGGGAGAAGAACACGCTTCAGTCCCTGGCTTGCAAAATAAAGTGCCAGTCCCAATCCAACCGCACCATAGGCCGGTGCGACGATTTGTAGATACTGGGAGCCTAGCTGCTGCACATCAGGGTCGGCCGTGAACAATCTCATCCACAGCACGGGGAACAGAGTGGCGAGAATGCCGATTGTCTGCGTGATGCCGAATGCAATACCGGCGCCAACCCATGCGACCCGGCGGGCGCGTTCGAGCTGGCCCGCTCCGATATTAATCCCAACCATGGTGACGATAGCGGTTCCAAGACCGAAGATGATGGGGATTTGCAGATAATCAAGCCGCGATGCGATGCCGAACCCCGCAATTGCGTCTGCGCCGAAGTGGCCGACAGCTGCCGTTACGAAAGTAACTGTCAGATTGACCTGGATGGTGCCGACAGCGGAAGGCAGGCCGACCCCCAGAATGTCCTTGAACAGTCGACCTTGCAGCGGAACAATTTTGAGCTTTAGGGGGCTGCTTGACGAGCGCAGGTAATGGGCAAGCACCAGTGCCGCGATGAGATAATAAATGAAGACCGCAGCGCCTCCGCCCGCCACGCCGAGCTCCGGGAAGGGGCCCCAGCCGAAAATCAATGGCGGCGACAAGACGAGGAGAAGGAACGCGCCGGAGATGATGACGAGGGCAGGCACGTTCACGTTGCCAGCGCCCCGCAGGGCTGCCGAAAGCAAAGCCGTGATCCAGATCGGAATGGAGCCTGCGAACACAATTCCTGAATAGATGAGGGCGGCCCTTAGGGTTTCTCCAGTCCCTCCCATGGAGCGGTAGAGCAGAGGTCCAAGGAGGATTGCGGCGACCGAGAAAATGGCTCCGAATACTGTGGCCAGAACAATCGAATGCCAGACAAGTCCATCGGCATCAGCGTGGCGGTTGGCTCCCAGCGCTCGTGCTACAGCCGAGGAAACTCCGCCGCCAATCCCGCCATTCGACATCATTTGCATCAGCATGAGGACCGGAAAGACGAGGGTCACACCTGCTAGAGCCTCGGTCCCAAGGAAACTGACGAAGTAGGTTTCCGCGACCCCAACAAAGGTCTGGACCACGAGAACGACGACCGTGGGTAATGCCAGCCGGAACAGCGTGGGTGTGATTGGTCCATGAAGAATTCCATGTGGGGCCTTCGGTGAAATTGTTGAGACGTGAGAATTTTTGCTGTCAGGCACATCCGCCATGGCTGATCCTAAAAAGTTTTCCGAGGCTTTGCTCCGCTCCCAAGGCATGGGCTCGCAACCGGTTCTCAGAATTTGAAAATAGATTGTTTTTGAAATCTAAATTATATAGAGTTCATACGCAATCTAAAATATCACTTCTAGCGTGAGACCGGAGCCCGGCCAGGTGTTCAAAACCCATGTTTCCGATCAAGGATCGATAAAAGCTGAAATGCTGGAAAATCAGCTTGCCGGGGATCTATGCTTTGCCGTGCAGCGGACGAACCGCATCATTTCCCGCCAGGTCAACGATGCTTTGCGTTCGACAGGACTAACCGCAGAGCAGATATTTCTTCTCGCAGCGATTGGTGAGGCAGGTTCCCCTCGAATATCGGAGGTTTCGCTTCTTCTTGGTCTCGACCACTCAACCGTTGTTTCAAATCTCAAACCCCTTGTGAGTAAGAACTGGGTGACGATGTCTGTGGATGTCGATGATCGTAGGGCGCGAAGACTTTTGCTCACCGACAATGGGAGCGAGCGGCTTGGAATGGCATTTGAACGGCTTCAGGAACTCGAAGACGCGCTGGTGAAAAAGGTTGGCGGGACGCAGAACGCGCTTAGCCTGTGCCGGATGCTTAGCGAGTTAT
The DNA window shown above is from Agrobacterium tumefaciens and carries:
- a CDS encoding thiamine pyrophosphate-binding protein; the encoded protein is MRGADILVEMLIGYGVNTIFGVPGDTNVPLYEALQHREDKISHVMARDERSAGYMADAYGRFTNRPGVFECPSGAGAMYSLPPVAESNGSSVPVILLTIDIPLPGEGRGVLTELDCAKLFEPVTKLSVQVKSPEKLPEIIRRAFRVACSGKPGAVHLQIPEDMLLAEVDPGRISLHVEEECRTFPAYPTLPPRSKLEDLLKLLARAERPLIVAGGGVNRARAGDRITQLAEKYNVPMCTTMTGQGAIDDDHRLAIGVIGDNGFHPHANWALEHSDFTLFVGSRIGSVVTIGWTFPRITLNRRLAQIDISPEIMANNYENLLSIQGDALLVLEELLTLDAAIEPARHEPWIDSLNDRRKVFWEHAEEALSDERVPLRPERAVRAFNEALHASCKPALIYSDAGTPTPYMTRFLKINDRETRFAIPRAFGGLGSALPATVGAWRADPSKRPIGLFGDGSFGMTVGELETLVRLQVPAILILFNNGTFGWIKGLHRLKGHNQCFGVDFLAPRGQAIAEAYGLKAWTAKTGSELDGALAAAFAHEDGPCFIDVHVESIADRVPPVYSWLLKRGEDPLELKPIEKSYF
- a CDS encoding MarR family winged helix-turn-helix transcriptional regulator gives rise to the protein MFKTHVSDQGSIKAEMLENQLAGDLCFAVQRTNRIISRQVNDALRSTGLTAEQIFLLAAIGEAGSPRISEVSLLLGLDHSTVVSNLKPLVSKNWVTMSVDVDDRRARRLLLTDNGSERLGMAFERLQELEDALVKKVGGTQNALSLCRMLSELSTACA
- a CDS encoding MATE family efflux transporter, encoding MADVPDSKNSHVSTISPKAPHGILHGPITPTLFRLALPTVVVLVVQTFVGVAETYFVSFLGTEALAGVTLVFPVLMLMQMMSNGGIGGGVSSAVARALGANRHADADGLVWHSIVLATVFGAIFSVAAILLGPLLYRSMGGTGETLRAALIYSGIVFAGSIPIWITALLSAALRGAGNVNVPALVIISGAFLLLVLSPPLIFGWGPFPELGVAGGGAAVFIYYLIAALVLAHYLRSSSSPLKLKIVPLQGRLFKDILGVGLPSAVGTIQVNLTVTFVTAAVGHFGADAIAGFGIASRLDYLQIPIIFGLGTAIVTMVGINIGAGQLERARRVAWVGAGIAFGITQTIGILATLFPVLWMRLFTADPDVQQLGSQYLQIVAPAYGAVGLGLALYFASQGLKRVLLPVLAGTVRMILAAFVGWASVIWFEASLNSLFQIVAVAAIAYGGLTAIAVLPRRMFHLGRQQDAQTAR